In Candidatus Cloacimonadaceae bacterium, the following proteins share a genomic window:
- a CDS encoding choice-of-anchor D domain-containing protein yields the protein MKKLLILIALLCISFTVFAQYLVEGFETDFVGTPGAPAGWTQTMNRPVIGTTGERDWLRNVWTGSAWQLASSGTNPTGAQSGTGVLWIDDYNFMATSTPFASRRMESPVVDLTGSTSPYIRFWYFNAQEPGIILNLRVMVSSNGGAAWHLLTPIVNGFTGTNNTWNQISIAIPAEYRTAGFRMGFEITNRYGTNNPFIDNVSVEEFTPAEIVSALTGDWNAAATWVGGVIPTTNNHVIISAGHTVTVTNAVSSTGILSRCQNLTINGILNHGAGTANLLHAFGNIVVNGTLNAFNLTSGRVVYCGGSFTVNSGATAVFNTGTTALATASTATTTGASGLIFLNNQPAFFTNNGTIAGGRINNIRHISHPRTAGSFVYNSPVTVPYTYSLGLGTINPNGILTLGNRFESGTQTVEVANGTLSGLPIWNNANVTSRLYVYYSPNWTPLTQTTLVTGNEIEDVGGVRTVTNTLTMSTHNNLQLAYPLTIGTSALGTLSLSRGILITSEANLLTFAEGNASTPGGITPSTLTPPTTHGSYVAGPVRRTYPTTGAISRVFPLGIGTAFNGATPNANVLKAVTLAAGAAASQSPTISIVSPATGTAIAPLGGVFAPIAYRVNLNGGPDFPTNATLMLSAMNYTFGNSNNMFGDQTQLRIAQATALTGPWTERTIATGTGAIVNNSVYTRTTATAAPGPIGPIATNGEYFAWGTTQTTNPVFVISPSADRDFGTIQIGTTATQIYTISNSGGSNLVISSIALQGVNTSQYTLIDANAYPLTIVPSGTATVSVRFNPVVIGGPWPIQLVATHNAAGSPSSVNITGAGVELRVNLPYTENFDGAPPLLTISPAGSWVRGTPAKTFINAAYSAPNVLVTRSLTAAYDINEDSSVTLQINTAPLLRAINVEFKHKFYTEANYDAMILEYSINNQATWIKWDPVLGTGTNWDTAASTYWYNNASTSGPVTPPKWSGTNSSTLYAGHVNGWLFTTTSIPYSIFGAAGNLALRWRFASDSSVQYDGFALDDIYVWQVPPTTIPPHPVTMVTPLNGATGVDPRTIVLDWAPAATGGAVETYDLYIGNEDDPYGSYYFPVAAPTSQFSPFADGAIVLGYNSRWYWTVQPVNTAGFPDISECATWYFNTRTQITSPATHNIGNAWPSAPKTGAIAVQNLGAVPLTFTATGSAQIVFPAGPFSIPANSTYNLSYTFNAPATMGPYTGFVTLTETSPSSSVVNVSVTATISTDVIIGSGTVNNMLPVYVYYGYTYSQTIYYPSELSWPAGYRIEKLYYYFNGNATSPNTQSFRIYMGHTSASTFATDTSWVPLSNLTMVYDANNIPQFTTGGYWMEFTLANPFIYNGVDNLVIAVDENFPGYDSSTSFFHGTNTTGNRSIRYYSDTTNPDPAAPPTGTLVAGIPNTKLFVAPIPVNPVFSITPASHNFGQLYTTSAPVTQNFTISNTGAGSLGITSISYAGAAAFTLVNVPALPLFLGTGQTAVFGVRFDPATEGTFSGTVSVTDNRNRPVHTVPISGSSLDISGGYRVANSFQTGAPSYPTYNWIDVSTTGIEITGLTDDSFTATPIPLGMTFPFFGTDMTDVFVSSNGFLSFGAGSSSLSNTAIPTTAIPNNMINFFWDDMNPASGAVTDDWIKYQTVDGNFVITFHKLPRYNGDVNGWLTAQVILFPSGKIKVQYADKGSTLLMNTFTAGIENSTGILGVQYQFDGTGFPIFGSAGEPLAVAYGQGSLSDAPVTVDPPVVTSIISIGANVQIAWNAVAGASGYKVYGSNNPYATMPWTLITTVPASQTQALVPATTAYKFYYVTAYTGTREGNPGPSRTIRN from the coding sequence ATGAAGAAATTACTAATTCTGATTGCACTATTGTGCATCTCGTTTACGGTCTTCGCCCAGTATCTGGTCGAAGGCTTTGAAACTGACTTCGTCGGCACACCCGGCGCCCCTGCCGGTTGGACGCAGACGATGAATCGTCCCGTAATCGGTACTACCGGGGAAAGAGACTGGCTACGCAATGTCTGGACTGGCTCTGCCTGGCAACTTGCATCTTCGGGTACAAATCCCACGGGAGCCCAATCCGGAACCGGAGTTCTCTGGATTGATGACTACAATTTCATGGCTACCTCAACTCCATTTGCATCGAGGAGAATGGAATCTCCGGTGGTAGATTTGACCGGATCCACATCTCCCTATATTCGCTTCTGGTATTTTAACGCTCAGGAACCTGGAATTATCCTCAATCTTAGGGTAATGGTATCCTCCAACGGCGGTGCCGCCTGGCATCTGCTGACCCCGATCGTGAATGGATTCACCGGCACCAACAATACCTGGAATCAGATCAGCATTGCCATCCCTGCAGAATACAGAACGGCTGGGTTCAGAATGGGATTTGAGATCACAAACAGATATGGGACAAATAATCCGTTCATCGATAATGTATCGGTGGAAGAGTTTACCCCCGCGGAGATCGTCTCCGCCCTAACGGGTGATTGGAATGCGGCTGCCACCTGGGTCGGCGGTGTGATCCCCACTACCAACAATCATGTGATAATTAGCGCCGGGCATACGGTTACGGTCACCAATGCCGTTTCCTCGACCGGTATTCTATCCCGTTGCCAAAACCTGACCATTAACGGCATTCTGAATCACGGTGCCGGAACCGCCAACCTTCTGCATGCCTTTGGAAACATCGTTGTAAACGGGACATTGAACGCGTTTAACCTAACGAGCGGACGGGTTGTTTACTGCGGCGGCAGCTTCACGGTCAATTCCGGCGCCACGGCTGTTTTCAATACCGGAACCACGGCACTCGCGACCGCCTCAACAGCTACTACGACTGGTGCATCGGGCTTGATCTTCCTGAACAATCAACCGGCTTTCTTTACAAACAACGGGACCATTGCCGGCGGCAGGATCAACAACATCAGACATATAAGCCATCCGCGGACTGCCGGTAGTTTTGTCTACAATAGTCCCGTAACCGTTCCCTATACCTATAGTCTTGGCCTTGGGACGATCAATCCTAACGGAATTCTGACCCTTGGAAATCGTTTTGAATCCGGTACTCAAACCGTCGAGGTCGCAAACGGCACACTCAGTGGTTTGCCAATATGGAATAATGCAAACGTCACCAGCAGATTATATGTGTATTATTCTCCAAACTGGACACCCCTCACTCAAACAACGTTAGTGACCGGTAATGAGATCGAGGATGTGGGTGGCGTTAGAACCGTTACTAACACCTTGACCATGAGTACCCACAACAACCTGCAGCTTGCGTATCCGCTGACCATCGGAACCTCCGCTCTCGGAACGCTAAGCTTGTCCCGCGGTATTTTGATAACGAGCGAGGCGAATTTGTTGACCTTTGCTGAGGGAAATGCAAGCACACCCGGGGGCATCACTCCAAGCACACTTACCCCTCCCACGACGCATGGATCATACGTTGCAGGCCCAGTCCGGCGCACCTATCCTACGACGGGAGCTATTTCCAGAGTTTTCCCGCTTGGCATAGGCACCGCCTTCAATGGCGCCACTCCCAATGCCAACGTGCTGAAGGCAGTGACTCTTGCGGCAGGTGCGGCAGCAAGCCAATCCCCCACGATCAGCATTGTCAGCCCAGCCACCGGCACGGCAATTGCGCCTTTGGGCGGCGTCTTTGCGCCGATTGCCTACAGAGTCAATCTCAATGGTGGTCCGGATTTCCCCACGAATGCGACTCTGATGCTCAGCGCAATGAACTATACCTTTGGCAACAGCAATAACATGTTTGGTGATCAAACCCAGCTTAGAATTGCTCAAGCTACTGCGCTCACAGGTCCTTGGACGGAGCGAACGATAGCCACCGGCACAGGCGCGATAGTCAATAACTCGGTTTATACCAGAACCACTGCGACTGCCGCTCCCGGGCCCATAGGTCCGATCGCTACCAACGGCGAATACTTTGCCTGGGGGACAACCCAAACGACGAATCCCGTCTTTGTAATCTCTCCAAGTGCCGATAGAGATTTTGGCACTATTCAGATAGGAACAACTGCTACCCAGATTTATACGATCTCGAATAGCGGCGGTAGCAATCTGGTGATCAGTTCCATCGCTCTCCAGGGAGTAAATACTTCGCAATACACACTGATAGATGCAAACGCATATCCCTTGACGATAGTGCCGAGTGGAACTGCTACGGTGTCGGTAAGATTCAATCCTGTCGTGATAGGCGGACCATGGCCGATTCAATTAGTCGCCACCCACAATGCCGCAGGCTCACCTTCCAGCGTCAATATTACCGGTGCCGGAGTCGAGCTAAGGGTGAATCTTCCTTACACGGAGAACTTTGACGGTGCTCCGCCACTTCTCACCATCAGCCCTGCCGGTTCCTGGGTGAGAGGAACTCCTGCAAAAACGTTCATAAACGCTGCTTATTCAGCTCCAAACGTGTTGGTCACCCGCAGCTTGACCGCCGCATACGATATCAATGAAGACTCATCCGTCACGCTGCAGATCAACACTGCTCCGCTACTGCGCGCCATCAACGTCGAATTCAAACACAAGTTCTATACCGAAGCAAACTATGATGCTATGATACTGGAATATTCCATCAACAACCAAGCCACTTGGATAAAATGGGATCCGGTGCTTGGCACCGGCACAAACTGGGATACGGCGGCAAGCACTTATTGGTATAACAATGCCAGCACATCAGGACCGGTGACCCCTCCCAAATGGTCAGGCACCAATAGCTCGACCCTTTATGCCGGACATGTCAATGGTTGGCTGTTTACCACGACCTCGATCCCCTATTCCATCTTTGGCGCGGCGGGCAACCTCGCCCTGCGCTGGCGTTTCGCATCCGATAGCTCGGTTCAATACGATGGATTTGCCCTTGACGATATCTATGTCTGGCAAGTACCTCCCACGACCATTCCTCCGCATCCCGTGACCATGGTTACACCTCTGAACGGAGCGACCGGCGTCGATCCCAGAACCATAGTACTGGATTGGGCTCCTGCCGCCACCGGCGGTGCAGTGGAAACTTATGACCTCTACATCGGCAATGAAGACGATCCCTATGGATCATACTACTTCCCGGTCGCGGCTCCCACCAGCCAGTTTAGTCCTTTCGCGGACGGAGCTATCGTTCTGGGCTACAATTCCCGCTGGTATTGGACTGTCCAACCGGTCAACACGGCAGGTTTCCCCGATATCTCAGAATGCGCTACCTGGTATTTCAACACCCGCACACAGATAACCAGCCCTGCGACCCACAACATCGGCAACGCCTGGCCCAGTGCCCCGAAAACTGGGGCCATCGCTGTGCAGAACCTTGGCGCAGTACCACTTACCTTTACTGCCACGGGCTCTGCGCAAATCGTCTTCCCCGCAGGTCCGTTCAGCATCCCCGCAAACAGTACCTATAACCTGAGCTACACCTTTAATGCTCCGGCTACAATGGGTCCCTATACGGGGTTCGTTACTCTCACCGAAACCAGCCCCAGCAGTAGCGTAGTGAACGTCAGCGTCACCGCGACCATCTCTACCGATGTGATCATTGGCAGCGGCACCGTGAACAACATGCTGCCGGTGTATGTCTATTATGGCTACACATATTCGCAGACGATCTATTATCCGAGCGAATTGAGCTGGCCCGCAGGATACCGCATCGAGAAGCTGTATTACTACTTCAATGGCAATGCGACCAGCCCGAACACCCAATCCTTCAGGATATACATGGGGCACACCAGTGCATCCACTTTCGCTACGGACACCAGTTGGGTGCCGTTGTCAAACCTTACCATGGTTTATGACGCCAACAACATCCCTCAATTCACAACCGGCGGATACTGGATGGAGTTTACTCTGGCTAACCCCTTCATCTACAATGGCGTGGACAATCTGGTGATCGCTGTGGACGAAAACTTCCCGGGCTATGACAGCAGTACGTCGTTCTTCCATGGTACCAATACCACCGGCAACCGTAGCATCCGCTATTACAGCGATACAACAAACCCCGATCCCGCTGCGCCTCCGACAGGCACATTGGTAGCCGGAATTCCAAACACCAAGCTCTTCGTCGCTCCGATACCGGTGAATCCGGTATTCTCGATCACGCCCGCTTCCCATAACTTCGGACAACTCTATACCACAAGCGCGCCTGTGACGCAGAACTTCACGATCTCCAACACCGGTGCCGGCTCTCTCGGTATCACAAGCATCAGCTACGCAGGAGCCGCAGCCTTCACGTTGGTGAACGTACCCGCTCTGCCGCTTTTCCTTGGCACAGGGCAGACCGCTGTATTTGGCGTGAGATTTGATCCTGCCACGGAAGGAACGTTCTCTGGTACCGTCAGCGTCACCGACAACCGCAACCGACCGGTGCATACCGTGCCGATCAGTGGCAGCTCTCTGGATATCTCCGGAGGTTATAGGGTTGCCAATTCCTTCCAGACCGGCGCACCGTCCTATCCCACCTACAACTGGATCGATGTTTCCACCACCGGAATCGAGATTACCGGGTTAACTGACGACAGTTTCACCGCTACTCCGATACCACTGGGAATGACCTTCCCCTTCTTTGGGACGGATATGACCGACGTGTTTGTCAGTTCAAACGGATTTCTCTCCTTCGGAGCAGGAAGTTCCTCGTTGAGCAATACTGCAATACCCACCACTGCCATACCCAACAACATGATCAACTTCTTCTGGGATGACATGAACCCCGCGTCCGGAGCAGTAACCGACGACTGGATCAAATATCAGACCGTTGACGGCAATTTCGTGATCACTTTCCACAAACTTCCCCGTTACAACGGAGATGTAAATGGATGGCTCACCGCCCAGGTGATTCTCTTCCCCAGCGGAAAAATCAAGGTGCAGTATGCCGACAAAGGCTCCACACTGTTGATGAATACGTTCACCGCGGGTATCGAAAACTCCACCGGAATCCTTGGAGTCCAGTATCAATTCGATGGCACCGGATTCCCGATCTTCGGTTCTGCCGGCGAACCACTGGCAGTGGCTTATGGACAAGGGAGCCTGAGTGATGCACCAGTGACGGTTGATCCGCCAGTGGTCACCTCGATCATTTCCATCGGAGCAAACGTCCAAATCGCTTGGAACGCAGTTGCCGGAGCCAGTGGTTATAAAGTGTATGGATCAAATAATCCTTACGCCACCATGCCCTGGACTCTGATCACCACCGTTCCAGCTTCCCAAACGCAAGCCCTTGTCCCCGCGACAACCGCATACAAATTCTATTATGTGACGGCTTATACCGGAACCCGTGAGGGGAATCCGGGACCATCCAGAACCATTCGTAATTAA